The Mycolicibacterium smegmatis genome has a window encoding:
- a CDS encoding ABC transporter permease, whose protein sequence is MAPLALVVLALVVLCAVLAPVLSPFDPNAQDLLTRLSPPQWTGGHLLGTDNLGRDVLSRLIYGARISLFVGLAVALISGTIGALVGIVAGYRGGWADRVLMRLADVQLAFPAILLALAVVAFLGNGLWVVIIVLGVTNWVSYARVARSSVLSLRERDYVLEARAIGVGPATIMRRHLLPNVLASLITIAALNVASAIVVESALSFLGLGVPADIPTWGSMLADGQLYLGTSWWIAVFPGLALMLTALSINITGDAIRDAVDPRTYR, encoded by the coding sequence ATGGCGCCGCTTGCTCTGGTCGTGCTCGCCCTGGTGGTGCTGTGCGCGGTGCTCGCGCCTGTGCTGTCACCGTTTGATCCCAACGCGCAGGATCTTCTGACCCGGCTGAGTCCGCCGCAATGGACCGGCGGGCACCTGCTCGGCACCGACAACCTCGGCCGCGACGTGCTGAGCCGGCTGATCTACGGAGCCCGGATCTCGCTGTTCGTCGGCCTGGCCGTCGCGCTGATCTCCGGCACCATCGGTGCCCTTGTCGGCATCGTCGCGGGATACCGCGGCGGCTGGGCCGACCGGGTGTTGATGCGGTTGGCCGATGTGCAGCTCGCGTTCCCCGCGATCCTGTTGGCACTGGCCGTGGTTGCGTTCCTCGGCAACGGCCTGTGGGTGGTGATCATCGTGCTCGGAGTCACCAACTGGGTGTCCTACGCCCGGGTGGCGCGCTCAAGCGTGCTTTCACTACGCGAACGCGACTATGTGCTGGAGGCCCGCGCGATCGGGGTCGGCCCGGCCACAATCATGCGCAGACATCTGCTGCCCAACGTGCTCGCGTCGCTGATCACCATCGCAGCTCTGAACGTCGCCTCGGCGATCGTTGTCGAGTCGGCGTTGAGCTTCCTCGGGTTGGGCGTCCCGGCCGACATCCCCACCTGGGGCTCGATGCTGGCCGACGGGCAGCTCTACCTCGGGACCTCGTGGTGGATCGCGGTGTTCCCCGGGTTGGCTCTGATGCTGACCGCGCTGTCCATCAACATCACAGGCGACGCGATCCGCGACGCCGTCGACCCGAGGACATACCGCTGA